The following are encoded together in the Brassica napus cultivar Da-Ae chromosome A9, Da-Ae, whole genome shotgun sequence genome:
- the LOC106364696 gene encoding probable WRKY transcription factor 65: MKRGLDMARSYNDHESSQETGPESPNSLTFNATISSQSHKRSKRSIEKRVVNIPMKEIEGSRHKGDTTPPSDSWSWRKYGQKPIKGSPYPRGYYRCSSTKGCPARKQVERSRDDPTMILITYTSEHNHPWPLASSSRNGSKPKPEPKPEPEVLPEVEQEEEEEDNNNKFMVLGREVQTVPSCVIDEFAWFSEMETTSSTILESPIFSAEKKTAVSATPDDVAVFFPMGEEDESLFADLGELPECSAVFSHRSRLVGSQVEIF, encoded by the exons atGAAGCGAGGTCTAGATATGGCGAGAAGCTACAATGATCACGAAAGCAGTCAAGAAACAGGACCCGAATCACCAAATTCTCTAACCTTCAACGCTACCATCTCTTCTCAATCACATAAACGAAG TAAGAGATCCATAGAGAAGAGAGTAGTGAACATACCGATGAAAGAAATAGAGGGTTCTCGGCACAAAGGCGACACAACTCCACCGTCAGATTCGTGGTCTTGGCGTAAGTACGGCCAAAAGCCCATTAAGGGATCTCCTTACCCTAGAGGTTATTACCGTTGTAGTAGCACAAAAGGTTGTCCAGCAAGGAAGCAAGTCGAGAGAAGCAGAGACGATCCGACGATGATTCTCATCACTTACACCTCTGAGCATAACCATCCTTGGCCTCTCGCTTCCTCTTCTAGAAATGGATCCAAACCTAAACCCGAGCCCAAACCCGAACCAGAAGTACTACCCGAGGTGgagcaggaggaggaggaggaggataataataataagtttaTGGTTCTTGGGAGAGAGGTTCAAACGGTACCATCTTGCGTCATTGATGAGTTTGCTTGGTTTAGTGAGATGGAGACCACATCTTCGACCATTCTTGAGAGTCCGATATTTTCAGCAGAGAAAAAGACAGCTGTCTCGGCGACGCCAGATGACGTGGCCGTGTTTTTCCCAATGGGAGAGGAGGATGAGTCTTTGTTTGCCGATCTCGGCGAGTTACCGGAGTGTTCGGCGGTGTTTAGTCACCGGAGTAGGTTAGTAGGGTCACAAGTGGAGATCTTTTGA